From a region of the Bdellovibrionota bacterium genome:
- the rny gene encoding ribonuclease Y, translated as MMEAIYVFVGMIVGFAIFVIGRRIAEGNKNKKAKSEADRLLSKAQFEAQRIEGAAKQKAKDLEIQMRKNTETDLKRQKDQIANTERSLKDKERNMDQKLSTVEKEYKEKLSQTQSRAQEVDTLEKKLKEKEVRLEDNLKDLQHKLETVSKYSASEAKEELVNSVRHEAEIDAAKKAQVIENEAKLEAEKKAKKIISLAMARYSGEYAAERTVNVLALPTDEMKGRIIGKEGRNIRALEAACGVDLIVDETPEAVVISSFDPVRREIARRTIETLLEDGRVHPARIEEVVQKTKEQLFKSIKEDGEKACFELGVVGVHPEILKLLGSLKYRTSYTQNNYTHSIEVGFLAGMMAAEIGADIKAAQRAGLLHDIGKALDHSIEGSHAIIGAEFAKKHGEAERIVHAIRAHHEDEQPKTVIAHLVQAADALSSARPGARKQTNETYVRRLEDLESIGNSFDGVIRTFALQAGREIRVLVEGGKVTDEQSLLLSRDIARKIEREMNYPGQIKVTVVREVRAVDYAR; from the coding sequence ATGATGGAAGCAATTTATGTTTTCGTTGGTATGATCGTTGGTTTCGCAATATTTGTGATCGGTCGTCGTATCGCTGAAGGCAACAAAAATAAGAAGGCAAAGTCGGAAGCAGATCGTCTTTTAAGTAAAGCGCAATTCGAAGCTCAAAGAATCGAAGGTGCCGCTAAGCAAAAAGCCAAAGATCTAGAAATCCAAATGAGAAAAAACACTGAAACCGATTTGAAACGTCAAAAAGATCAAATCGCCAATACGGAAAGATCTCTCAAAGACAAAGAAAGAAACATGGATCAAAAACTGAGTACCGTGGAGAAAGAGTACAAAGAAAAATTGAGCCAAACTCAAAGCCGCGCTCAAGAAGTTGATACTTTAGAAAAAAAATTAAAAGAAAAAGAAGTTAGACTTGAAGACAACCTTAAAGACCTTCAACACAAATTGGAAACAGTTTCAAAATACTCTGCCAGCGAAGCTAAGGAAGAATTAGTAAACTCGGTGAGACACGAAGCTGAAATCGATGCCGCTAAAAAAGCTCAAGTGATTGAGAACGAAGCAAAATTAGAAGCAGAGAAAAAAGCTAAAAAAATCATCTCTCTTGCTATGGCCAGATACTCTGGTGAATACGCAGCAGAAAGAACGGTCAACGTTCTGGCGCTACCAACAGACGAGATGAAGGGAAGAATTATCGGTAAAGAAGGCCGTAACATCAGAGCTCTTGAGGCCGCTTGTGGTGTGGATCTGATCGTTGATGAGACTCCAGAAGCCGTGGTCATTTCATCTTTTGACCCAGTAAGAAGAGAAATCGCAAGACGTACAATCGAAACATTACTAGAAGACGGCAGAGTACATCCGGCTCGTATTGAAGAAGTTGTGCAAAAAACAAAAGAACAATTATTTAAATCCATCAAAGAAGACGGTGAGAAAGCTTGTTTTGAATTGGGGGTAGTAGGGGTTCATCCAGAGATTTTAAAACTTTTAGGAAGTTTAAAATACAGAACTTCATACACACAAAATAACTACACACATTCTATCGAGGTTGGATTCCTTGCAGGAATGATGGCGGCAGAAATCGGTGCTGATATAAAAGCCGCACAACGCGCAGGTTTATTACACGATATCGGTAAGGCTCTAGATCATTCTATCGAAGGATCCCACGCAATCATCGGTGCAGAATTTGCAAAAAAACATGGTGAAGCTGAAAGAATCGTACACGCAATCAGAGCCCATCATGAAGATGAACAGCCAAAGACTGTGATTGCACATTTAGTACAAGCGGCTGATGCATTGTCATCCGCAAGACCAGGTGCTCGTAAACAAACCAACGAAACTTATGTGAGAAGACTAGAAGATCTAGAAAGCATTGGTAATAGCTTTGATGGCGTCATCCGAACATTTGCTCTTCAAGCAGGCCGTGAGATCCGAGTTCTTGTGGAAGGCGGAAAAGTAACCGATGAACAGTCGTTGTTGCTCAGCCGCGACATCGCCCGCAAAATCGAAAGAGAAATGAACTACCCAGGACAAATCAAAGTAACCGTAGTTCGCGAAGTAAGAGCCGTAGACTACGCAAGATAA
- a CDS encoding 5-formyltetrahydrofolate cyclo-ligase → MKNFESIENKNNLRQLFKAKREEFCAQSKDPSHGLAGNLIAENLLKVLPKKSNKYWATYRAFKSEANPAAVSLKVDISWCYPVVDGEVLSFYSNENQKWSLNQYQIEEPSQEVIRQTKRIELSDIEGILLPGIAFDLKGQRLGSGKAFYDKTLKNYSGIKVGVAYSVQITESLPSSEHDIPVDVIVTEKDIFTINESKMSGVKTQERKVL, encoded by the coding sequence TTGAAAAATTTTGAAAGTATTGAAAATAAGAATAATCTGAGACAGCTCTTCAAAGCTAAGCGTGAAGAATTCTGTGCGCAATCTAAAGACCCATCTCATGGTCTAGCGGGCAATCTAATAGCCGAAAATTTATTAAAAGTACTGCCTAAGAAGTCCAATAAATATTGGGCGACTTACCGTGCTTTTAAATCAGAAGCCAATCCAGCAGCAGTTTCTCTTAAGGTCGACATCTCATGGTGTTACCCTGTTGTGGATGGCGAAGTGTTGAGTTTTTACTCAAACGAAAATCAAAAATGGTCTCTCAATCAATATCAGATTGAGGAGCCTTCACAGGAAGTAATCCGGCAGACCAAAAGAATCGAACTCTCGGATATCGAGGGTATTCTTTTGCCAGGAATCGCATTTGATCTTAAGGGACAGCGTCTAGGCTCCGGGAAAGCCTTTTACGACAAAACTCTTAAGAATTATTCAGGCATTAAAGTTGGAGTGGCCTACTCTGTTCAAATTACCGAATCTTTACCCAGTTCAGAACACGATATCCCAGTCGACGTTATTGTTACGGAAAAGGACATTTTTACTATCAATGAAAGTAAGATGTCGGGTGTAAAGACTCAAGAAAGGAAAGTTTTATGA
- a CDS encoding cell division protein ZapA → MKALAIENKAQHNVYEVEIGGISLRLKSSHSEETVQQLVQFVNNKIQQSLTLTKTDSLQTAAILACLNLAEEQLVFKKKALNELSDVEIKAQEILANLESSRTPQLGLDH, encoded by the coding sequence ATGAAAGCTTTGGCAATTGAAAATAAAGCACAACATAATGTTTATGAAGTTGAAATCGGTGGTATCTCTTTACGTTTAAAATCTTCTCATTCGGAAGAGACCGTTCAACAGCTTGTTCAATTTGTTAATAATAAAATTCAGCAATCTTTAACTTTAACTAAAACAGATTCATTACAAACAGCAGCCATACTGGCATGTTTAAATTTAGCCGAAGAACAGCTCGTGTTTAAGAAAAAAGCATTGAATGAACTTTCGGATGTTGAAATTAAAGCTCAGGAAATCCTCGCCAACTTAGAGTCTAGCCGTACACCACAGCTAGGACTCGATCACTAA
- a CDS encoding Na/Pi cotransporter family protein: protein MNWENHSAVALIFGGLAFFMYGLSLVSEQLQKLAANRIQDLFKKISGRKYLAIFVGVALTIFLQSSGAVTSMLVGLGSAQVVTLSQVMGLIVGTAIGTTFTVQIMSFHISEYGLPIFIFGFIFYFASKKRIPKSLAGVVVGFGLLFIGLDMMGQGTEIIKKYDFMMEVFTNLKQNVFYILALSAVLSAVFQSSAVTLGFAMSLGSSGIFSFTEILYMIYGANIGTTATALIASIGSNYVGRQVAWAHFFYKIIPFTIYYILTDAVISQYMPTSDSIVRDVANAHTILNIISAIMFYPLIDQGAKIIEKLFPRTAQEKEFGPEYLNLETYQHTELAFAQARREALRMGDIVISMLKECKDLFKQEDPELIESIRNRDNQVDMLQREIKLFLAKLSTPSGELGEENMNLITYISDLESAGDVIDNSIMELARKKHALKLQFSEEGWREINEMHKVVMEIATMSLTCFHLQDRDLANRVITKKRELRKLEKQFKESHIERLKKGLQESINTSSIHMDLLSDFRRITGLLVNHAYAISDQAKN, encoded by the coding sequence ATGAATTGGGAAAATCATTCAGCGGTTGCTTTAATATTCGGAGGCCTTGCATTCTTTATGTATGGTCTGAGTCTCGTGAGCGAGCAACTGCAAAAATTAGCAGCAAATCGTATTCAAGATCTTTTCAAAAAAATCTCAGGCAGAAAGTATTTAGCAATTTTCGTAGGTGTTGCGCTCACGATCTTCTTACAAAGCTCAGGCGCAGTAACCAGCATGCTTGTGGGATTGGGCTCAGCTCAAGTGGTGACATTGTCGCAAGTGATGGGTTTGATCGTGGGCACGGCTATCGGTACGACGTTCACTGTTCAGATCATGTCATTTCATATTTCAGAGTATGGACTTCCTATTTTTATTTTCGGTTTTATTTTTTATTTTGCATCTAAAAAACGCATTCCAAAAAGCTTGGCTGGTGTTGTTGTTGGCTTTGGTCTTTTGTTTATAGGTCTCGATATGATGGGGCAGGGAACAGAGATTATTAAGAAGTACGACTTCATGATGGAAGTATTTACTAATCTTAAGCAAAACGTTTTTTATATTTTAGCTTTATCAGCAGTCCTCTCGGCAGTCTTCCAAAGTAGTGCCGTGACGTTGGGTTTTGCGATGAGCTTGGGTAGCTCAGGAATTTTTAGTTTTACAGAAATTCTTTATATGATTTACGGTGCAAATATTGGGACCACGGCGACGGCCCTCATTGCCTCTATAGGGTCAAATTACGTCGGTAGACAGGTGGCGTGGGCACACTTTTTCTATAAGATCATTCCATTTACAATTTATTATATTTTAACGGATGCCGTGATTTCGCAATATATGCCAACGTCTGATTCTATTGTACGTGATGTTGCGAATGCGCACACAATTTTAAATATTATATCTGCAATCATGTTCTATCCGTTGATAGATCAAGGTGCCAAAATCATCGAAAAGCTTTTTCCAAGAACAGCGCAAGAAAAAGAGTTCGGTCCAGAGTATTTGAATTTGGAAACTTACCAGCATACAGAATTGGCTTTTGCACAAGCGAGAAGAGAAGCTCTAAGAATGGGCGATATCGTCATCAGTATGCTAAAAGAATGTAAGGATCTATTTAAGCAAGAGGACCCCGAGCTGATTGAAAGTATTCGTAACCGTGATAATCAAGTGGATATGCTTCAAAGAGAAATCAAACTCTTTTTGGCCAAACTTTCAACACCATCGGGTGAGCTGGGCGAAGAAAACATGAACCTTATTACTTATATCAGTGATTTGGAAAGTGCGGGCGATGTGATCGACAATTCGATCATGGAACTAGCGCGCAAAAAACATGCATTAAAGCTTCAATTCAGTGAAGAGGGTTGGAGAGAGATCAATGAAATGCATAAAGTGGTGATGGAGATCGCTACGATGTCTTTGACATGCTTCCATCTTCAAGACCGGGACCTTGCTAACCGCGTTATCACTAAAAAAAGAGAGTTAAGAAAGCTTGAAAAACAATTCAAAGAATCTCACATCGAGCGTCTTAAAAAGGGACTTCAAGAGAGTATCAACACGAGCTCTATTCATATGGATCTATTGAGTGATTTCAGGCGGATAACTGGACTTTTGGTGAACCATGCCTACGCGATATCGGACCAAGCAAAGAATTAG
- a CDS encoding DUF2846 domain-containing protein: protein MKYWLLILVLSSCAYPKKTTPFILEKPNSDKATVYLYRTYTQADSLNPDVPWFYINDNKIGKLSLGGYYVQQIDPGEATVYYKDSAFGRPLPWKGLKIKFPVKANESYYVKFSIEGLNRKTDLLLVPNVYAEKEITQTQLLKN from the coding sequence TTGAAATACTGGTTATTAATTTTAGTTTTATCGAGTTGTGCGTATCCTAAGAAAACGACACCATTTATTTTAGAAAAACCAAATTCAGACAAAGCGACTGTATATTTATATAGAACATATACTCAAGCAGATTCGCTCAATCCCGATGTCCCATGGTTTTATATTAACGACAACAAAATCGGTAAATTATCTTTAGGTGGATATTATGTTCAGCAGATAGATCCAGGCGAAGCCACAGTTTATTACAAAGACAGCGCCTTCGGCAGACCTCTTCCTTGGAAAGGGCTAAAAATAAAATTTCCAGTAAAAGCCAACGAATCATATTACGTAAAATTCAGCATAGAAGGTCTAAATAGAAAAACCGACCTCCTCTTAGTACCGAACGTATACGCCGAAAAAGAAATCACTCAAACCCAACTCCTAAAAAATTAA
- the ftsY gene encoding signal recognition particle-docking protein FtsY: protein MMDLVNSLGWGLVELGVVGLVLLSVLGAGLFAALKNRKTSTPSEIPKSKPEEVVLKPREKLVSLEEALANTKKGFWGRLSQALGPNNSLESHEMESIEEVLYTSDLGPKTVHKLLLQIQNKAKGEQLNSESLRSLLKSEMKDIFKKNSSELSMITNTELKHKPEVWMIIGVNGAGKTTTIGKLSNKLASQGLKVMIAAGDTFRAAAKEQLKVWADRSSVLFFSPEGVDNPSGVAFDAVKAASEAEVDVLIVDTAGRLHTQSHLMEELKKIKRVMEKAVPGTPHEVLLVLDANSGQNALIQAKEFNEAIGVTGVIITKMDGTAKGGVALGVVSDLNLNIKLIGVGEKVEDLRTFNSEEFINSII from the coding sequence ATGATGGATTTGGTCAACAGTTTAGGTTGGGGTCTCGTTGAGTTGGGCGTTGTTGGCTTAGTACTTCTTTCAGTGCTAGGCGCAGGATTGTTCGCGGCTCTCAAGAATAGAAAAACCTCAACTCCTTCTGAAATTCCAAAATCTAAACCCGAAGAAGTAGTTTTAAAGCCACGCGAAAAGCTGGTGAGTCTTGAAGAGGCTTTAGCCAATACCAAGAAGGGTTTTTGGGGCCGTCTATCGCAGGCCCTAGGACCCAACAACAGTCTTGAATCCCATGAGATGGAGAGTATTGAGGAGGTTCTCTACACTTCAGATTTAGGTCCTAAGACCGTGCACAAGCTTCTTTTGCAGATTCAAAACAAAGCCAAGGGTGAGCAACTCAATTCGGAGAGTTTGCGATCTCTTTTGAAAAGCGAAATGAAAGATATTTTTAAAAAAAATTCTTCAGAACTTTCCATGATTACCAATACAGAATTAAAACATAAACCAGAAGTATGGATGATTATTGGGGTGAACGGTGCGGGTAAAACAACAACCATCGGAAAGCTTTCCAACAAACTTGCATCGCAAGGTTTAAAAGTGATGATTGCGGCGGGCGATACCTTTCGAGCGGCGGCGAAAGAACAATTGAAGGTTTGGGCCGATAGAAGCTCCGTACTATTTTTTTCGCCCGAAGGCGTAGACAATCCCAGTGGCGTTGCTTTTGACGCGGTAAAGGCCGCATCCGAAGCAGAAGTGGACGTTTTGATCGTCGACACGGCGGGGAGGCTGCACACGCAAAGTCATCTTATGGAAGAATTGAAGAAAATTAAAAGAGTCATGGAGAAAGCTGTACCGGGAACTCCACATGAAGTTCTACTGGTCTTAGATGCAAATTCAGGGCAAAACGCATTGATCCAGGCCAAAGAATTTAACGAAGCCATCGGCGTGACAGGAGTCATCATCACAAAAATGGACGGCACCGCAAAAGGCGGAGTAGCTTTAGGTGTTGTTAGCGACTTAAATCTCAATATAAAACTTATCGGTGTTGGAGAAAAGGTCGAAGACCTAAGAACTTTCAACTCGGAAGAATTTATTAATTCTATTATTTGA
- a CDS encoding methylenetetrahydrofolate reductase — translation MKVIEHIQKARDPIFSYEIIPPNRGRSVKDIIDIVEKLAAYNPPWIDVTAHASSAYYHETGDGKLERRTIKKRPGTLGICGIIQNRFKIDTVAHILCLGFTKEETEDALIELNYLGIENVLALRGDTLNYDKQPAKNRTANQYASELVSQLSNLKKGIFLEEISESSALDYCVGVAGYPEKHFEAANLKTDIMHLKQKVDQGADYVMTQMFFDNQKFFDFVSHCRAAGITVPIIPGLKILKSAAQLKTLPKNFYMDIPAELSDEVLKNPDHAVEIGKRWAMRQTEDLLRANIPYVHYYVMNDVDSVTEVVKKFK, via the coding sequence ATGAAAGTCATTGAGCATATCCAAAAAGCTAGAGATCCGATTTTTTCGTACGAAATTATTCCACCCAATCGTGGCAGATCAGTAAAAGATATCATCGATATCGTAGAAAAATTAGCCGCCTACAACCCTCCTTGGATTGATGTAACTGCACATGCATCTAGTGCCTACTACCATGAAACTGGTGATGGAAAACTTGAAAGAAGAACCATCAAGAAGAGACCCGGAACTCTCGGTATTTGTGGAATTATTCAAAATAGATTTAAAATTGATACAGTAGCGCACATTTTGTGTTTAGGTTTTACCAAAGAAGAAACTGAAGATGCGCTCATCGAATTGAATTATCTCGGCATCGAAAACGTTTTGGCTTTAAGAGGCGACACGCTCAACTATGATAAACAACCTGCAAAAAACAGAACGGCCAATCAGTACGCCTCTGAGCTTGTGTCACAGTTGAGCAATTTAAAAAAAGGAATCTTCTTAGAGGAAATTAGCGAGAGTAGTGCTTTGGATTATTGCGTGGGCGTTGCAGGATATCCGGAAAAGCATTTTGAAGCGGCAAATTTAAAAACAGACATTATGCATTTGAAACAAAAAGTCGATCAAGGCGCGGACTACGTCATGACGCAAATGTTTTTTGACAATCAAAAATTCTTTGATTTCGTCAGTCACTGTCGCGCGGCGGGAATTACTGTTCCGATTATTCCTGGTTTAAAAATATTAAAATCGGCAGCGCAATTAAAAACTCTTCCCAAAAATTTCTACATGGATATCCCTGCGGAACTTTCGGATGAAGTTTTAAAAAATCCAGATCACGCAGTTGAAATTGGAAAACGTTGGGCCATGAGACAAACAGAAGATCTCTTAAGAGCCAATATTCCCTACGTGCACTACTACGTAATGAATGATGTGGATTCCGTAACTGAAGTCGTTAAAAAATTTAAATAG
- the metH gene encoding methionine synthase — MKKSSLLLELEQTLKNRIMILDGAMGTVIQTYKLNEEDFRKGHFENHPKDLKGNNDLLVLTRPDIIKQIHLDYLKAGADIIETNTFNGTRIAQADYNLEYIAPELNRAAARLAKEACIEFMRDNPDRKCYVAGAMGPTNKTASISPDVNNPGYRAISFDELVANYYEEAICLLEGGADILLPETTFDTLNVKAALFAIQKIEEERKEKLPVMISVTITDQSGRTLSGQTVEGFWNSVRHMKPLSVGINCALGAEEMRPYMQDLSNISEVYVSCYPNAGLPNPLSITGYDETPESLSGTLLEFAESGFLNVVGGCCGTTPPHIEAISRRLKNIKPRARKDLESRTRLSGLESLNLKSDGDRPFIMVGERTNVTGSPKFASLIKEGKYDEALTVARQQVENGANIIDINFDEAMIDGPKAMKDFVNLVASEPDICKVPIMIDSSKWEVIEEGLKCLQGKGIVNSISLKEGEEEFLRQANIVRKYGAAAVVMAFDEKGQAVETEDKVRICSRAYKLLTEKAGFEPEDIIFDPNILTVATGMSEHDNYAVNFINAIPEIKKACPGALISGGVSNLSFSFRGNNKVREAMHTVFLYQAISKGLDMGIVNAGMLEVFEEIDPILREKCENVILNKHAGASEELIDLAESYKNQAGQKNIQNLEWRENSLEERISHSLVKGIETFIDEDTAEALAKYKRPLDVIEGPLMGGMKVVGTLFGTGKMFLPQVVKSARVMKKAVKYLEPYMEEEKKKFLKEGQVSSQNTFLIATVKGDVHDIGKNIVSVVLACNGYKVIDLGVMVSCQDIVDKARELNVDLVGLSGLITPSLDEMANNLKEFERIGLNKPVLVGGATTSKVHTAVKLDPHYSQAVCHVGDASLVVEVCNQLISDKNKKAYIEKTKANYKEIREAYLSSLDEKNKFMPIQEARTKGFKTDWDKVDIEQPEFKGVREFSFTVKDIEPYIDWSPFFWTWGLKGVYPQILEKYDGEAKKVFDEAQIFLKKFTFENTIRPKAIVGIFDAYSTNKDSVIIHENGKEIDTLTFMRQQREKEAVSGVYHCLSDFIAPDISKKDSMGMFVVTAGKEIDEMAKSYEDQGDDYTSILIKALGDRIVEGLAELLHKKVREAYGFGRNENLTTQDLIKEKYRGIRPAPGYPACPDHTEKSKIWKHLNAFERTGATLTSHYAMSPGSTISGYYFNHPESKYFHVGKIGKDQIADLAKRKNMSEQELEKFLASNLL, encoded by the coding sequence GTGAAGAAGTCTTCTTTACTTTTAGAGCTTGAACAGACATTGAAAAACAGAATCATGATTCTTGATGGAGCCATGGGAACTGTGATTCAAACGTATAAGCTGAATGAAGAAGATTTCAGAAAAGGTCATTTCGAAAATCATCCCAAAGATTTAAAAGGCAACAATGATCTTCTGGTTCTCACAAGGCCTGACATCATCAAACAAATTCATTTGGATTATCTAAAAGCTGGCGCAGACATCATTGAAACCAACACTTTCAACGGAACAAGAATCGCTCAAGCTGATTACAATCTTGAATACATAGCTCCGGAATTAAACCGCGCTGCTGCTCGTCTTGCTAAGGAAGCTTGCATTGAGTTCATGAGAGACAACCCTGACCGAAAATGTTATGTTGCAGGAGCAATGGGACCTACAAATAAAACGGCTTCCATTTCTCCCGATGTCAACAATCCTGGTTACCGAGCGATCTCATTTGATGAGCTCGTGGCAAATTATTACGAAGAGGCAATCTGTCTACTTGAAGGTGGTGCCGATATTTTACTTCCTGAAACAACGTTTGATACTTTGAATGTTAAGGCTGCACTTTTTGCAATTCAAAAAATTGAAGAAGAAAGAAAAGAAAAATTACCCGTGATGATTTCGGTGACGATCACCGATCAATCTGGAAGAACTCTTTCCGGACAAACAGTGGAAGGCTTCTGGAATTCCGTGAGACACATGAAACCACTTTCTGTCGGAATCAACTGTGCTTTAGGTGCTGAAGAAATGCGTCCTTATATGCAGGATCTTTCGAACATCTCCGAAGTGTATGTGAGCTGTTATCCCAATGCTGGTTTACCAAATCCATTATCAATTACAGGTTACGATGAAACTCCTGAATCTCTCAGTGGAACATTATTGGAATTTGCTGAGAGCGGATTCCTAAATGTTGTGGGTGGCTGCTGTGGTACGACTCCCCCACATATTGAGGCAATCAGTAGACGCCTTAAGAATATTAAACCTCGCGCGCGAAAAGACTTAGAATCTAGAACTCGTTTATCAGGACTAGAATCACTCAATCTAAAATCAGATGGTGATAGACCATTCATTATGGTTGGGGAAAGAACCAACGTCACCGGTTCTCCAAAGTTTGCCTCTCTCATTAAAGAAGGCAAATACGATGAAGCACTCACAGTTGCTAGGCAACAAGTTGAGAACGGCGCAAACATCATCGATATAAATTTTGATGAAGCGATGATTGATGGACCAAAAGCAATGAAGGACTTCGTAAACCTTGTGGCTTCTGAACCTGACATTTGTAAAGTCCCCATCATGATCGATTCTTCCAAGTGGGAAGTGATTGAAGAAGGACTTAAGTGTCTTCAAGGAAAAGGAATCGTCAATTCCATTTCACTTAAAGAAGGCGAAGAAGAGTTTCTAAGACAAGCCAATATAGTTCGCAAATATGGTGCGGCAGCTGTCGTTATGGCCTTTGATGAAAAAGGCCAAGCCGTTGAAACGGAAGATAAAGTTAGAATCTGTTCACGTGCCTATAAACTTCTTACAGAAAAAGCGGGATTTGAACCAGAAGATATTATCTTTGACCCTAATATTTTAACCGTCGCCACGGGAATGAGCGAGCATGATAACTATGCCGTAAACTTTATCAACGCGATTCCGGAAATCAAAAAAGCCTGTCCCGGAGCCTTGATCTCTGGCGGTGTTTCCAATCTTTCATTTTCTTTTAGAGGAAATAATAAAGTCAGAGAAGCCATGCATACAGTCTTCCTCTATCAGGCCATTTCTAAAGGCCTCGACATGGGAATCGTCAATGCCGGAATGCTGGAAGTATTTGAAGAAATCGATCCGATCCTTCGCGAAAAATGTGAAAATGTAATTTTAAATAAACATGCTGGGGCCTCGGAAGAATTGATCGACTTGGCTGAAAGCTATAAAAACCAAGCTGGTCAAAAAAATATTCAAAATTTAGAATGGAGAGAAAACTCTCTAGAAGAAAGAATTTCTCATTCTCTGGTCAAGGGTATTGAAACTTTCATCGATGAGGATACAGCCGAAGCTCTGGCCAAGTACAAACGTCCTCTCGATGTCATCGAAGGTCCCCTTATGGGTGGAATGAAAGTCGTGGGCACACTCTTTGGCACCGGGAAGATGTTCCTCCCTCAAGTGGTTAAGAGTGCGCGTGTTATGAAAAAGGCCGTGAAATATCTTGAACCTTACATGGAAGAAGAAAAAAAGAAGTTCTTAAAAGAAGGCCAAGTTTCCAGTCAAAATACATTCTTGATTGCCACCGTTAAAGGCGATGTGCATGACATTGGAAAAAATATTGTATCGGTAGTGCTTGCTTGCAACGGTTATAAAGTGATTGATCTCGGAGTGATGGTTTCATGCCAAGATATCGTAGATAAAGCCAGAGAACTCAATGTGGATCTCGTAGGACTCAGTGGCTTGATTACTCCCTCTCTTGATGAAATGGCAAATAACTTAAAAGAATTCGAAAGAATAGGACTCAACAAACCCGTGCTTGTGGGCGGTGCAACCACTTCGAAAGTTCATACCGCAGTCAAGTTAGATCCCCACTACTCTCAGGCCGTTTGCCATGTCGGTGATGCCTCTCTGGTGGTAGAAGTTTGCAATCAGCTCATCAGTGATAAAAATAAAAAAGCTTATATTGAAAAGACCAAAGCGAATTACAAAGAAATCAGAGAAGCCTATTTGAGCTCTCTAGACGAAAAAAATAAATTTATGCCTATCCAAGAAGCCCGCACCAAGGGCTTTAAAACTGATTGGGATAAAGTTGATATCGAACAGCCTGAGTTCAAGGGTGTTCGTGAATTCAGTTTTACTGTGAAGGACATCGAACCTTATATCGATTGGTCTCCTTTCTTTTGGACTTGGGGATTAAAAGGTGTTTATCCACAAATTTTAGAAAAATATGATGGAGAAGCTAAAAAAGTATTCGATGAAGCTCAAATATTTTTAAAAAAATTCACTTTCGAAAATACCATTCGTCCAAAAGCCATAGTGGGAATTTTTGATGCCTACTCCACGAATAAAGATTCGGTGATTATCCACGAAAATGGCAAAGAAATCGATACGCTGACCTTCATGAGACAACAGAGAGAAAAAGAAGCAGTCTCTGGCGTCTATCACTGTCTGTCTGATTTTATTGCACCGGATATTTCTAAAAAAGATTCTATGGGTATGTTTGTTGTGACCGCCGGCAAAGAAATTGATGAGATGGCTAAATCTTATGAAGATCAAGGCGATGACTATACTTCGATCTTAATCAAAGCTCTCGGCGATAGAATTGTCGAAGGCCTAGCAGAGCTTTTACATAAAAAAGTGAGAGAGGCTTATGGTTTTGGTAGAAATGAAAATCTAACAACTCAAGATCTCATCAAAGAAAAATACCGAGGAATTCGCCCAGCACCCGGTTATCCTGCTTGCCCAGATCATACAGAAAAATCCAAAATTTGGAAACACCTAAACGCCTTCGAAAGAACTGGCGCAACTTTGACCTCTCACTATGCGATGAGCCCAGGCAGTACGATCTCTGGATATTATTTCAACCATCCAGAATCAAAATATTTCCACGTTGGAAAAATCGGTAAAGACCAAATCGCCGATCTCGCTAAAAGAAAAAATATGTCAGAACAAGAATTAGAAAAATTCCTAGCCTCAAATCTCCTCTAA